A genomic window from Crocosphaera sp. UHCC 0190 includes:
- a CDS encoding M23 family metallopeptidase: MKFLSNRLFISGVSLGISFLCHNIVFASGETNSQQKRLSNTSGHHLPQTPQSLTGYIWPVQGVVTSGFGKRFNKMHTGVDIAGPMGTPIFAAATGVVVFTGWSPEGYGNLVTLHHPDGSLSLYGHNSRILVSQGQQVKQGEQIAEMGSTGNSTGPHLHFEIRPQGGVAVNPRAFLPTENPPISRSQNREITEVQEY, from the coding sequence ATGAAATTTTTATCCAATCGATTATTTATCAGTGGTGTAAGTCTTGGAATCTCCTTCCTTTGTCATAATATAGTCTTTGCTTCTGGTGAAACTAATTCTCAACAGAAGCGATTATCGAATACCTCTGGGCATCATTTACCCCAAACACCGCAAAGCTTGACAGGGTATATTTGGCCCGTCCAAGGGGTTGTGACTTCGGGTTTTGGTAAACGCTTTAATAAAATGCACACAGGAGTTGATATTGCGGGCCCCATGGGAACCCCGATTTTTGCCGCCGCTACGGGGGTTGTTGTCTTCACAGGATGGAGTCCAGAAGGCTATGGTAATTTGGTGACATTGCATCATCCTGATGGCAGTTTAAGTTTGTATGGTCACAATTCTCGTATCTTAGTCAGTCAAGGACAACAGGTTAAGCAAGGAGAACAAATTGCGGAGATGGGGAGTACAGGAAACAGTACCGGCCCCCATTTACACTTTGAAATTCGCCCCCAAGGTGGAGTAGCGGTTAATCCCAGGGCTTTTTTACCCACGGAAAACCCCCCTATTAGTCGTTCTCAAAATAGAGAAATTACTGAAGTTCAAGAGTATTAG
- a CDS encoding acyl-CoA desaturase, whose amino-acid sequence MTVATSQKLPLEWSVILYMASIHLVALLAFLPGNFSWEAVGVTFLLYWITGALGITLGFHRLISHRSFQAPKWLEYLLVFCGTLACQGGVIQWVGLHRMHHKYSDTAPDPHDSNLGFWWSHVGWMLHQIPADKDIPRYTQDICEDSFFKFCQTYMVPIQIILGLFLYFLGGWPFIIWGIFVRLVLVFHFTWFVNSATHKFGYQSHESNDNSRNCWWVALLTFGEGWHNNHHAYQYSARHGLAWWEIDITWMTIRFLQILGLAKNVKLAPTNESH is encoded by the coding sequence ATGACTGTTGCCACATCTCAAAAACTTCCCCTTGAATGGTCTGTTATTCTCTACATGGCTTCGATTCACCTAGTTGCTTTGTTAGCCTTTTTACCTGGTAATTTTAGCTGGGAAGCGGTTGGTGTCACCTTTCTTCTCTACTGGATAACAGGAGCTTTAGGTATCACATTAGGGTTTCATCGTTTGATTTCTCATCGCAGTTTTCAAGCCCCTAAATGGTTAGAATACTTGTTAGTTTTTTGTGGAACCTTAGCTTGTCAAGGGGGAGTAATTCAGTGGGTGGGGTTACATCGTATGCATCATAAATACTCAGATACAGCACCAGATCCCCATGATTCTAACTTAGGATTTTGGTGGAGTCATGTGGGATGGATGTTACATCAAATTCCGGCTGATAAGGATATCCCTCGCTACACTCAAGATATCTGTGAAGATTCCTTTTTTAAGTTTTGTCAAACCTATATGGTTCCCATTCAAATTATTTTGGGACTGTTTCTCTATTTCTTAGGAGGATGGCCCTTTATAATCTGGGGAATTTTTGTCCGTTTGGTTCTCGTTTTTCACTTTACTTGGTTTGTCAATAGTGCCACTCATAAATTTGGCTATCAGAGTCATGAATCTAATGATAATTCTCGTAATTGTTGGTGGGTAGCGTTACTTACCTTTGGGGAAGGATGGCACAATAATCATCATGCTTATCAATATTCTGCTCGTCATGGTTTAGCTTGGTGGGAAATTGATATTACCTGGATGACGATTCGCTTTTTACAAATCCTGGGACTAGCTAAAAATGTTAAGTTAGCACCAACTAATGAGAGTCATTAA
- a CDS encoding methionine gamma-lyase family protein, which produces MNNLMLIKEAETALLPIFSEIDNKVKQNLKKILEAFREHRLGVHHFTSVTGYGHDDLGRETLDKIFAQIMGAEAAIVRVQFVSGTHAIACALFGVLRPGDEMLAVAGPPYDTLEEVIGLRGNCQGSLVDFNINYRVLGLTDQGTIDWEGLKTAINDRTRLALIQRSCGYSWRQSLSITDIEKIIKIVKEQNPQTVCFVDNCYGEFIETLEPTAVGADLMAGSLIKNPGGTIVTAGGYLAGKKVFVEAAACRLTAPGIGSEGGATFDQNRLLFQGLFLAPQMVGEAIKGSHLIAYVFDKLGYPVNPLPLVPRRDIIQGIKLGSPEKLMAFCRAIQRQSPVGSYLDPVPATMPGYESQLVMAGGTFIDGSTSEFSADGPLREPYIVFCQGGTHWTHISLALEAAIEAINQTIP; this is translated from the coding sequence ATGAACAATTTAATGCTGATTAAGGAAGCCGAAACTGCCCTTCTCCCGATTTTTTCGGAAATTGACAATAAGGTCAAGCAAAATCTCAAAAAAATCTTAGAAGCATTCCGTGAACATCGTCTTGGGGTTCATCATTTCACCAGTGTGACTGGTTATGGTCATGATGACTTGGGGAGAGAAACCTTAGATAAGATTTTTGCCCAGATTATGGGAGCAGAAGCCGCAATTGTTAGGGTACAATTTGTCTCCGGAACTCATGCGATCGCCTGTGCCTTGTTTGGGGTACTTCGTCCAGGGGACGAAATGTTAGCCGTTGCGGGCCCTCCCTATGACACCCTAGAAGAAGTCATCGGTTTACGGGGAAATTGTCAGGGTTCCCTTGTGGATTTTAACATTAATTACCGAGTATTGGGGTTAACTGATCAAGGAACGATTGATTGGGAAGGGTTAAAAACTGCCATCAACGATCGCACTCGTTTAGCTCTAATTCAGCGTTCTTGTGGTTATTCCTGGCGGCAAAGTTTATCGATAACAGATATTGAAAAAATTATTAAAATTGTTAAGGAACAAAATCCGCAGACGGTTTGCTTTGTGGACAATTGTTATGGAGAATTCATTGAAACCCTAGAACCCACAGCAGTTGGGGCCGATTTAATGGCGGGTTCTCTGATTAAAAATCCAGGGGGAACTATCGTCACTGCGGGGGGATATTTGGCGGGTAAAAAAGTTTTCGTAGAGGCTGCTGCTTGTCGGTTAACAGCCCCAGGAATTGGCAGTGAGGGGGGGGCAACCTTTGATCAAAATCGTTTGTTATTTCAAGGGTTATTTTTAGCCCCGCAAATGGTGGGAGAAGCAATTAAGGGTAGTCATTTAATTGCCTATGTTTTTGATAAATTAGGCTATCCGGTCAATCCTTTACCTTTGGTTCCCCGTCGGGATATCATTCAGGGGATTAAGTTGGGTTCTCCTGAGAAGTTAATGGCCTTTTGTCGTGCCATTCAAAGGCAGTCTCCTGTCGGATCTTATCTAGACCCCGTTCCCGCTACTATGCCAGGGTATGAAAGTCAATTAGTGATGGCTGGAGGGACGTTTATTGATGGCAGTACCTCGGAATTTTCAGCAGATGGGCCATTGAGAGAACCTTATATTGTTTTTTGTCAGGGGGGAACCCATTGGACTCATATTTCTTTGGCTTTAGAAGCTGCGATCGAAGCAATTAATCAGACCATTCCTTAA